The proteins below come from a single Pelecanus crispus isolate bPelCri1 chromosome 19, bPelCri1.pri, whole genome shotgun sequence genomic window:
- the CLDN25 gene encoding claudin-25 gives MAGSRRAKAQVAGMLLALLGWVSSCVTTFVPLWKSLNLDLNELEVWTMGLWQVCIAREEGAVECRAHGSFLALPLALRISRLLMCLSNGLGLLGCLLAAPGLEGWRACEDRPGLKRRLLLAGGAAFGMAGMATLAPVSWVAYNTVLDFWDNTVPNIVPRWEFGEATFLGWFAGAFLAAGGLFLACSTCSARAETPPAPTCRQPPAAQGPARGHSPHPKNRDLVI, from the coding sequence ATGGCCGGCAGCCGGCGGGCGAAGGCGCAGGTGGCGGGGATGCTGCTGGCCCTCCTCGGGTGGGTCTCCTCCTGCGTCACCACCTTTGTGCCACTCTGGAAGAGCCTCAACCTGGACCTGAACGAGCTGGAAGTCTGGaccatggggctctggcaggtCTGCATCGCCCGGGAGGAGGGAGCGGTCGAATGCCGAGCCCACGGCTCCTTCCTGGCGCTGCCGCTGGCGCTGCGCATCTCCCGCCTCCTGATGTGCCTCTCCaatgggctggggctgctggggtgccTCCTCGCCGCCCCGGGGCTGGAGGGCTGGAGAGCCTGCGAGGACAGACCCGGGCTCAAGCGCCGGCTCCTGCTCGCTGGGGGAGCGGCGTTCGGCATGGCGGGGATGGCCACGCTGGCGCCGGTCTCCTGGGTCGCCTACAACACCGTCCTCGACTTCTGGGACAACACCGTCCCCAACATCGTCCCCCGCTGGGAATTCGGGGAGGCCACCTTCCTGGGGTGGTTCGCCGGAGCCTTCCTCGCCGCCGGCGGGCTGTTCCTCGCCTGCAGCACCTGCTCCGCGAGGGCCGAAACGCCGCCGGCCCCCACCTGCCGCCAGCCCCCTGCCGCACAGGGTCCGGCCAGGGGCCACTCCCCGCACCCCAAAAACAGAGACCTGGTCATCTAG
- the LOC142595405 gene encoding G protein-activated inward rectifier potassium channel 4-like — protein sequence MVLPCACNGFGSGWLVPEEPRGRSNSIPPVQTPTAKHMLAYLPRPPTNTGRYGTFPQKPKLPAAPGAMAEDGQQQAGAAAAKRSAPMPNYPSPPRHGSIVPGEPSLPPSCSSVAAQHHPSDPSRCPPAAPWEAGARRYPLHALSVPNIPSSVPGKTPIRSTAAAIPAPEGLQGRRRKLLEEDGPVVQASKRQRQRYVTKMGKCQVNLGNIQEKKRFLSDIFTTIVDLKYRWFLFVFMMCYIVTWVVFGTVYFFDAWARGDVGHRGDPEWRACIENVDGFISALLFSVESQRTIGYGSRMVTADCAEGVILLMAQSIVGSMIDALMVGCMFVKISRPKKRAQTLIFSKNCVISHRDEKLCLMFRVGDLRDSHMVDAKIRAKLIKSRQTAEGEFIPLEQSELNLGYDTGEDRLFLVEPQVICHVINRRSPFWDMSAESLRREQFEIIIILEGIVEATGMTCQARTSYTEDEILWGYRFEPCMSLEKGAFRVDYSRFEMTFEVQTPAASAKELQELKEQQERSTLSLYRDHLLQPCAPPGSGHGEDAPTGLRVPSSTAEDSRDEPPEPGTAA from the exons aTGGTGCTCCCCTGCGCCTGCAACGGCTTCGGTAGCGGCTGGCTGGTGCCCGAGGAGCCCCGCGGCCGCAGCAACTCCATCCCCCCGGTGCAGACCCCCACCGCCAAGCACATGCTGGCTTACCTGCCCCGGCCGCCCACCAACACCGGCCGGTACGGCACCTTCCCCCAGAAG CCCAAACTCCCAGCTGCCCCCGGGGCTATGGCAGAGGACGGGCAGCAGCAAGCCGGTGCCGCTGCTGCCAAGAGAAGCGCCCCGATGCCAAACTACCCCTCCCCACCTCGCCATGGCAGCATCGTCCCTGGTGAGCCATCCCTGCCGCCGAGCTGCAGCAGCGTGGCCGCCCAACACCATCCCAGCGATCCGTCCCGGTGCCCACCAGCCGCCCCGTGGGAGGCGGGCGCCCGCAGGTACCCGCTGCATGCGCTGAGCGTGCCCAACATCCCCAGCTCGGTACCCGGCAAGACACCCATCCGCAGCACCGCCGCTGCCATCCCCGCTCCGGAGGGACTGCAGGGCCGGCGCCGcaagctgctggaggaggacgGCCCCGTGGTCCAGGCCAGCaagcggcagcggcagcgctaCGTGACCAAGATGGGCAAGTGCCAGGTGAACCTGGGCAACATCCAGGAGAAGAAGCGGTTCCTCTCAGACATCTTTACCACCATCGTGGACCTCAAGTACCGCTGGTTCCTCTTCGTCTTCATGATGTGCTACATCGTCACCTGGGTGGTCTTCGGCACCGTCTACTTCTTCGACGCCTGGGCGCGGGGCGACGTTGGGCACCGGGGCGATCCCGAGTGGCGGGCGTGCATCGAGAACGTGGACGGCTTCATCTCTGCCTTGCTCTTCTCGGTGGAAAGCCAGCGGACCATCGGCTACGGCTCCCGGATGGTGACGGCCGACTGCGCCGAGGGCGTCATCCTGCTGATGGCACAGTCCATCGTCGGCTCCATGATCGACGCCCTGATGGTGGGCTGCATGTTCGTCAAGATCTCCCGGCCCAAGAAGCGCGCCCAGACCCTCATCTTCAGCAAGAACTGCGTCATCTCCCACCGGGACGAGAAGCTCTGCCTGATGTTTCGCGTGGGGGACCTGCGGGACAGCCACATGGTGGACGCCAAGATCCGGGCCAAGCTGATCAAGTCCCGGCAGACGGCCGAGGGGGAGTTCATCCCCCTGGAGCAGTCGGAGCTGAACCTGGGCTACGACACGGGGGAGGACCGCCTGTTCCTGGTGGAGCCCCAGGTCATCTGCCACGTCATCAACCGCCGCAGCCCCTTCTGGGACATGTCGGCCGAGTCGCTGCGCCGGGAGCAGTTCGAAATCATCATCATCCTCGAGGGCATCGTGGAAGCCACAG GAATGACGTGCCAAGCCCGCACCTCGTACACGGAGGACGAGATCCTCTGGGGGTACCGCTTCGAGCCCTGCATGTCCCTGGAGAAAGGCGCCTTCCGGGTGGACTACAGCCGCTTCGAGATGACCTTCGAGGTGCAGACCCCAGCGGCCAGCGccaaggagctgcaggagctgaaggagcagcaggagcgCTCCACGCTCAGCCTCTACCGGGaccacctcctgcagccctgcgccccgcCGGGGAGCGGGCACGGCGAGGATGCTCCCACCGGGCTGCGCGTCCCCAGCAGCACGGCCGAGGACAGCCGGGACGAGCCGCCGGAGCCGGGGACCGCCGCCTGA